A window of the Brumimicrobium sp. genome harbors these coding sequences:
- a CDS encoding response regulator transcription factor produces the protein MRPKILLVEDDTSLGFIISDQLITYGYQVVLASDGKEGLQRFNENAFHLCIFDVMMPKKDGFSLAEDIRKINKEIPILFLSAKNQTEDKVKGFHSGGDDYLTKPFSSEELKVRVQALLRRVNIETEKKDSEILKINKFLFDVPNYQLKGPDFEKKLTKKEALVLQLLCKFQNQVVDRELVLNSVWGKDDYFAGRSLDVFITKLRKYLANDPSVNIENIHGIGFKLTY, from the coding sequence ATGAGACCCAAAATATTACTTGTAGAAGACGATACTAGCTTAGGATTTATCATTTCGGATCAACTAATCACTTATGGATACCAAGTTGTACTCGCTTCGGATGGCAAAGAAGGCTTGCAACGCTTTAATGAAAATGCTTTTCATCTTTGTATTTTTGACGTAATGATGCCTAAGAAAGATGGTTTTAGTTTAGCGGAGGACATTCGTAAAATCAATAAAGAAATCCCTATTTTATTTCTTTCGGCAAAAAATCAAACAGAAGACAAGGTAAAAGGATTTCATTCGGGAGGAGACGATTATTTGACCAAACCTTTTAGTTCAGAAGAATTAAAAGTTCGCGTACAAGCGTTGCTAAGGCGAGTGAATATTGAAACTGAGAAGAAAGACTCTGAAATTCTCAAGATTAATAAATTTTTGTTTGATGTTCCCAACTATCAATTGAAAGGACCCGACTTTGAAAAGAAACTCACAAAAAAAGAAGCCTTAGTGCTTCAGCTACTCTGCAAATTTCAAAATCAGGTAGTAGATCGAGAATTAGTATTAAATTCAGTGTGGGGAAAAGATGATTATTTTGCGGGAAGAAGTCTAGATGTTTTCATCACTAAATTACGCAAATATCTAGCAAATGACCCTTCAGTCAACATTGAAAACATCCATGGAATAGGGTTCAAATTAACCTATTAA
- a CDS encoding 2-oxoglutarate dehydrogenase E1 component produces the protein MDKVSYVGNADVNAIDELYNSYKRDSNSVDEGWRKFFEGFEFAQTNYDVEGGVPENFQKELKVVNLIEGYRNRGHYFTKTNPVRDRRKYAPTLALENFDLSENDLDTVFQAGTRIGIGAATLRDIIKHLDEAYCESIGIEYTYIRNPERKEWFMNKLEVENRPKFSTEDKKQLLKKVSEANLFEQFLQKKYVGQKRFSLEGSESFISSLDQMIHVGAKLGVKEFVFGMAHRGRLNILVNILNKDLTGLFNEFEGKEFADIESFDGDVKYHLGWHSVAKIDEKDIALTLSPNPSHLEAVAPVAEGITRAKSDNYYTSKNEVVPVIIHGDASIAGQGVVYETVQMAELNGFGTGGTIHLVINNQVGFTTNYLDGRSSTYCTDIAKIINAPVFHVNGDDIEAVAQTFIIAIEYRQKFNKDIFIDLLSYRKYGHNEGDEPKFTQPNLYKSIAKHPDPREIYKRQLIEEGTIDEAYYKKLEGEIEGKLDAAYEAAKNEGQAVIKSYVQDLWEGYSQANDEKDLLAPVDTKFPKKKLIELAKKVSTLPTDKSIFRKISKLFDDRLAMIERDEMDWGMGEMLACATLLTEGYPIRLTGQDVERGTFSHRHAVVTTEDTEEKIIPLNLLEKGQARYSIYNSLLSEYAVLGYEYGYSVTTPKGLTIWEAQFGDFMNGAQIIFDQFITAGEDKWNVQSGLVVLLPHGYEGQGSEHSSGRMERFLQSCGDLNIQVINATTPANYFHALRRQMKRNFRKPLIIFSPKMLLRHPKAVSSMEDFANGQFEYVVDDPRNVHKTASVVVLCSGKVYYDFLDAAASRGITDEVAFVRVEQLYPLPKQEIDAILAKYKKAEHIIWGQEEPENMGAWTHMAMNLRHINLQCVAIPASASPATGSKAIHLKRLKNLHEKLFSYVGVTAK, from the coding sequence ATGGATAAAGTATCATATGTCGGTAACGCAGATGTAAATGCGATAGATGAATTGTATAACTCCTATAAAAGAGACTCAAATAGCGTAGATGAGGGGTGGAGAAAATTCTTTGAAGGATTTGAATTTGCTCAAACAAACTACGATGTGGAAGGTGGAGTTCCAGAAAATTTCCAAAAAGAATTAAAGGTAGTTAACCTAATTGAGGGATACAGAAACAGAGGACACTATTTTACAAAGACAAACCCTGTAAGAGATAGAAGAAAGTATGCTCCTACCCTAGCTCTCGAAAATTTTGACTTATCAGAAAATGATTTAGACACCGTTTTCCAAGCAGGTACTCGAATTGGAATTGGTGCAGCTACTCTTAGAGATATTATAAAACATTTAGACGAAGCATATTGCGAAAGTATTGGAATTGAATATACCTATATTCGTAATCCAGAGCGCAAAGAATGGTTCATGAATAAATTAGAAGTAGAAAATAGACCTAAATTTTCTACTGAAGACAAAAAACAACTCCTTAAAAAAGTAAGTGAAGCTAATCTTTTTGAACAATTCTTACAAAAGAAATATGTCGGGCAAAAGCGATTCTCATTAGAGGGAAGTGAATCCTTTATTTCTAGTTTAGATCAAATGATACATGTTGGTGCCAAACTAGGAGTGAAAGAGTTTGTTTTCGGAATGGCTCATAGAGGGCGTTTAAATATTTTAGTTAATATCCTTAATAAAGATTTAACTGGCCTATTCAATGAATTTGAAGGAAAAGAATTTGCAGATATAGAAAGCTTTGACGGAGATGTAAAATACCATTTAGGCTGGCATTCTGTAGCGAAAATAGATGAAAAAGATATTGCACTAACGCTTTCACCAAATCCATCCCACTTAGAAGCAGTTGCTCCGGTAGCGGAAGGTATTACTAGGGCAAAATCTGATAATTATTATACTTCCAAAAATGAAGTAGTTCCTGTTATTATTCATGGAGATGCCTCCATTGCTGGACAAGGTGTAGTATATGAAACCGTACAAATGGCTGAATTAAACGGATTTGGAACGGGAGGGACTATCCATCTAGTTATTAATAACCAAGTTGGATTTACAACAAATTATTTAGATGGAAGATCAAGTACTTATTGTACAGACATTGCCAAAATTATAAACGCTCCCGTATTTCATGTAAATGGAGATGATATTGAGGCAGTAGCACAAACCTTTATTATTGCAATTGAATACAGACAAAAATTTAATAAAGATATTTTCATAGATCTTCTTTCATACAGAAAATATGGACATAATGAAGGAGACGAACCAAAATTTACACAACCTAATCTGTACAAATCAATAGCTAAACACCCTGACCCTAGAGAAATCTACAAAAGACAGTTAATTGAAGAAGGAACTATTGATGAAGCATATTATAAGAAACTTGAGGGAGAGATTGAAGGAAAATTAGATGCAGCCTATGAAGCAGCTAAAAATGAGGGGCAAGCTGTTATTAAGAGTTATGTGCAAGATTTATGGGAAGGATACAGTCAAGCAAATGATGAGAAAGATTTGCTAGCTCCAGTAGATACTAAATTCCCGAAAAAGAAGCTGATAGAACTTGCCAAAAAAGTTTCTACATTACCTACCGATAAAAGCATTTTTAGAAAAATTTCCAAACTCTTTGATGATCGTCTCGCTATGATTGAAAGAGATGAAATGGACTGGGGAATGGGCGAAATGTTGGCTTGTGCAACGCTATTAACAGAAGGTTACCCTATCCGTTTGACAGGGCAGGATGTGGAAAGGGGAACTTTCTCCCATCGCCACGCAGTAGTTACAACAGAAGATACCGAAGAGAAAATTATACCATTGAATTTACTCGAAAAAGGACAGGCGAGATATAGTATCTACAACTCTTTATTATCTGAATATGCTGTATTAGGATATGAATATGGATATTCTGTAACAACGCCAAAAGGGTTAACTATTTGGGAAGCTCAGTTTGGCGATTTTATGAATGGCGCTCAAATTATTTTCGATCAGTTTATAACTGCAGGAGAAGATAAATGGAATGTTCAGTCAGGATTAGTAGTTTTATTACCTCATGGATATGAAGGACAAGGATCTGAACACTCTTCAGGTCGTATGGAGCGTTTCCTACAGAGTTGTGGCGATTTAAACATTCAAGTGATTAATGCAACAACACCTGCAAACTATTTCCATGCGTTGAGAAGACAAATGAAACGTAATTTTAGAAAGCCTTTGATTATATTCTCACCTAAGATGTTATTACGCCATCCAAAAGCAGTTTCTTCTATGGAGGATTTTGCAAATGGACAATTTGAATACGTAGTAGATGATCCTAGAAATGTACACAAAACAGCATCTGTAGTTGTTTTATGTTCAGGAAAGGTATATTATGATTTCTTAGATGCTGCAGCAAGTAGAGGAATTACTGACGAAGTAGCTTTTGTTCGTGTAGAGCAATTGTACCCACTACCTAAGCAAGAAATCGACGCTATCTTAGCTAAGTATAAAAAAGCAGAACATATCATTTGGGGACAAGAAGAACCTGAAAATATGGGCGCTTGGACGCATATGGCTATGAATTTACGTCATATCAATCTACAATGTGTTGCCATTCCTGCATCTGCTTCACCAGCAACAGGATCTAAAGCAATCCACTTAAAGAGATTGAAGAATTTACATGAAAAATTATTTAGTTACGTAGGTGTAACTGCCAAATAA
- a CDS encoding HAMP domain-containing histidine kinase, with protein MVILIGVLSIISILLVQVLWINRTIRAQKDAIIIQERQDSLNTRQFEESVRVALRNVVEQISTANNIENIDLYGSVKQKSSNYFLVDINENLHPYYLEQLLKRTFYQHNIYQNFQYGIYDCYNDSIIYGNLIQFTRDSLFAPTDKGMGIPSSKMEWKKDGHYFTVYFPNIESNPLDDKLIALRHPWIYVGIVAILLLIFFTISIFVIIRQKRISEIKTDFVNNMTHELKTPISTIGLSSEMLLHADFAHDAERVKKYAEVIYKENKRLEKQVERVLNMARLDRNDLELKFEDISLHGILQEIAENIKFNQNQNDSQIGLSLQAENDMVYADPIHLANIFLNLVDNAQKYCEKTPVIKISSKNVQKGIEITVQDNGIGISEEQISQIFDQFYRVPTGNKHDVKGFGLGLYYVKLIVEKHNGKINVNSKIGEGSIFTIWLPIIYNKI; from the coding sequence ATGGTGATTTTAATCGGAGTACTCTCGATTATCAGTATTTTATTGGTTCAAGTATTATGGATAAACCGTACGATACGCGCTCAAAAGGATGCTATTATAATACAAGAAAGGCAGGATAGCTTAAATACACGTCAATTTGAAGAATCTGTACGAGTAGCACTACGCAATGTAGTGGAACAAATTAGTACAGCAAACAATATCGAAAACATCGATTTATATGGCTCAGTAAAACAAAAGAGTTCAAATTATTTCTTGGTGGACATCAATGAAAATCTCCATCCTTATTATTTGGAACAATTGTTAAAACGTACCTTCTACCAACACAATATCTATCAAAATTTTCAATATGGTATTTATGATTGTTACAATGACAGTATCATTTATGGAAATCTGATTCAGTTTACGAGAGATTCTCTTTTTGCACCAACTGATAAAGGGATGGGCATTCCTTCTAGTAAAATGGAATGGAAAAAAGATGGACATTATTTTACAGTATATTTCCCTAATATTGAATCAAATCCCCTAGATGATAAATTGATCGCTCTTAGACATCCATGGATATACGTTGGAATTGTAGCTATTCTTTTGCTGATATTTTTTACTATTTCCATTTTTGTAATTATCCGGCAAAAACGAATTTCAGAAATCAAGACTGATTTTGTAAACAACATGACACATGAGTTAAAAACTCCAATATCAACTATAGGTCTATCCAGTGAAATGTTATTACATGCCGATTTTGCTCACGACGCTGAACGTGTAAAAAAATACGCTGAGGTCATTTACAAAGAAAATAAGCGCTTGGAAAAGCAAGTAGAACGTGTACTAAATATGGCTCGGCTTGACCGAAATGATTTGGAATTAAAATTTGAGGATATATCATTACATGGGATTTTACAAGAGATTGCTGAAAATATAAAATTTAATCAAAATCAAAATGATAGTCAAATTGGTCTCTCTTTACAAGCAGAAAATGATATGGTTTATGCCGATCCTATCCATTTGGCTAATATTTTTCTTAATTTAGTAGATAATGCACAAAAATATTGTGAGAAGACTCCTGTAATAAAAATCAGTTCTAAAAATGTTCAAAAAGGTATAGAAATAACCGTTCAAGACAATGGAATAGGCATCTCAGAAGAACAAATTAGTCAAATATTTGATCAATTCTATAGAGTACCTACCGGAAACAAACATGATGTAAAAGGTTTTGGATTAGGGCTTTACTATGTGAAATTAATCGTAGAAAAACATAACGGCAAAATTAACGTTAATAGCAAAATTGGAGAGGGAAGCATATTTACCATTTGGCTCCCAATAATATATAATAAGATATGA
- a CDS encoding tetratricopeptide repeat protein codes for MTKSLLILLSFFIVTGTFSQTTLDEYLNRYQKASINEKVSLFYYFFTDFNNENKDSLLYYVKDLQSIGLELHRPDIISMSNRGMSRYLRDNNLYKESERKLEKVINYNKEIGNDTLLAEAYNEMGNLQFLQGKLSVAEAFYNRSLSLAQKIKIKKYILLPYPNIARIYIEQKKYEEAEKLLIEYNMYYEEHKDPEKLSLVDGILGQLYMDLEDFDKAKDYFMLSMENGLSSGNLLNVSNGYTNLGITEYVAEEYERAESYFRLALAYRIKNKDRFFISEGYYNLGDYYFGLEKLDSALANYKRAVTVAESINNSHIQYDALNQMKEIYIQLKQDKNLIQVFEKIVLVLNEMNIYQSNKTIELLSESYEQSLQETEEMANMRESQAAKKVGAYQSIFNKWMWIGLAGLFCLFILTYVRRRKNKEHLG; via the coding sequence ATGACGAAATCCCTACTCATATTACTTTCTTTTTTTATTGTAACAGGAACTTTCTCTCAAACAACTTTGGATGAATATCTGAATCGATATCAGAAAGCTTCCATCAATGAGAAAGTCTCTTTATTTTATTACTTTTTTACAGATTTTAATAATGAAAATAAAGACAGCCTCTTATATTATGTTAAAGATTTACAGTCAATAGGGTTAGAGTTGCATAGACCTGATATAATTTCTATGTCAAACAGAGGGATGTCTCGTTACTTAAGAGATAATAATTTATATAAAGAGTCGGAGAGGAAATTAGAGAAAGTAATAAATTATAATAAAGAGATAGGAAATGACACCTTGTTGGCTGAAGCTTATAATGAAATGGGAAATCTCCAATTTTTACAAGGTAAATTATCTGTAGCAGAGGCTTTTTATAATCGGAGTTTGAGCCTTGCCCAGAAAATAAAAATTAAGAAATATATTCTTCTTCCATACCCAAATATTGCGCGTATCTATATTGAACAAAAGAAATATGAAGAAGCTGAGAAATTATTAATAGAATATAATATGTATTATGAGGAGCATAAGGATCCTGAAAAACTTTCTCTTGTTGACGGAATTCTTGGTCAGCTCTATATGGATTTAGAAGATTTTGATAAAGCAAAAGATTATTTCATGTTGAGTATGGAAAATGGCTTGTCTAGCGGAAACCTCCTAAATGTGTCAAATGGTTATACAAATCTAGGAATTACAGAATATGTGGCCGAAGAATATGAGCGAGCAGAGTCCTATTTTAGATTGGCCTTGGCATATCGTATTAAGAATAAGGATCGTTTTTTCATTTCTGAAGGGTACTATAATTTAGGTGATTATTATTTTGGATTAGAGAAATTAGATTCAGCCTTGGCAAATTATAAAAGGGCTGTAACTGTTGCTGAAAGTATAAATAATAGCCATATCCAATATGATGCATTGAATCAAATGAAAGAAATATATATACAACTCAAGCAGGACAAGAATTTGATTCAAGTATTTGAGAAGATAGTATTAGTATTAAATGAGATGAACATTTATCAATCCAATAAAACCATTGAGTTATTGAGTGAAAGTTATGAACAGTCCCTTCAGGAAACAGAAGAGATGGCCAATATGCGTGAATCTCAGGCTGCAAAAAAGGTAGGAGCCTATCAATCTATCTTTAATAAGTGGATGTGGATAGGTCTTGCAGGTCTATTCTGTCTATTTATCTTGACTTACGTTAGGAGAAGAAAAAATAAAGAACATCTAGGGTAA
- a CDS encoding CPBP family intramembrane metalloprotease encodes MHYKSLFYLLGWVTLIVFPFIGWYGIYYFNKTPFLEMLDLESFYSPLTLIGLLFGFIYAFFILLVTQFPIFDEITQVQSRMIKEINLNIFDILFMSLCAGIGEEILFRAAIQSWLGPLITSFIFILVHGYFSVREWKRNLSGILVFPFILIIAYGYIEFGLWFGVAAHFSYDFLIFYATIRDAKS; translated from the coding sequence ATGCATTACAAATCATTATTTTATCTTCTTGGTTGGGTAACTTTAATTGTTTTTCCATTTATTGGATGGTATGGCATATACTATTTCAACAAAACTCCATTCTTAGAAATGCTTGACCTAGAATCTTTTTACAGCCCACTCACTCTAATAGGATTGTTGTTTGGATTCATTTATGCTTTTTTCATTTTATTGGTAACTCAGTTTCCCATCTTCGATGAGATCACTCAAGTTCAGTCCCGTATGATTAAAGAAATAAATCTTAATATCTTTGATATATTATTTATGTCACTATGTGCCGGGATTGGGGAAGAGATTCTCTTTAGGGCAGCTATTCAAAGTTGGTTAGGTCCTCTTATTACTTCCTTTATCTTTATTTTAGTTCATGGGTATTTCAGTGTGCGTGAATGGAAAAGGAATCTATCTGGAATTTTAGTTTTTCCTTTTATTCTTATTATCGCTTATGGATATATCGAGTTCGGATTATGGTTTGGAGTGGCCGCTCATTTTTCGTATGATTTTTTAATATTTTATGCAACAATACGAGACGCTAAATCTTGA
- the pruA gene encoding L-glutamate gamma-semialdehyde dehydrogenase, with product MTFAHFKVPKAANEPVKTYLPNSAEIKSLLSKYKEMLSQKPIDVPLHIGGKEIITKNKKDICPPHNHQKVIGHASIGEKKHVEEAIQSALKAKEKWANLPWEERASIFLKAADLMAGPYRDKINAATMLCQSKTVFQAEIDSACELIDFFRFNVQYMSEIYAEQPESSPGIWNRMEWRPLEGFVVAITPFNFTAISGNLPSTPAMLGNVVIWKPAETQVYSANVIMEILKEAGLPDGVINMINVRGSILGDLVFSHKEFAGLHFTGSTEVFRNLWKTIGGNLDKYRSYPRIVGETGGKDFIMVHASANPLEVATAIARGAFEFQGQKCSAASRAYIPSNLWKDVKKMLLDQVNSFKIGTPDDVSNFITAVINETAFDKITTYIDYAKKHKDAEIITGGKYDKSDGYFIEPTIIVTKDPQFKTMVEEIFGPVMTIYIYDEKKYEETLDLVDQTSEYALTGSILAKDRYAINLAVRKLENAAGNFYINDKPTGAVVSQQPFGGARGSGTNDKAGAKLNLLRWVSARSIKETFNPPKDYRYPYMG from the coding sequence ATGACATTCGCACATTTTAAAGTCCCAAAAGCAGCTAACGAGCCTGTTAAAACATATTTACCTAATTCTGCTGAAATCAAATCTCTTTTGAGTAAATACAAAGAGATGCTTTCTCAAAAACCGATTGATGTACCTTTACACATCGGTGGGAAAGAAATCATAACAAAAAATAAAAAAGATATTTGTCCTCCGCACAATCACCAAAAAGTGATTGGTCACGCTAGTATTGGAGAAAAGAAACACGTTGAAGAAGCTATCCAATCCGCATTAAAAGCAAAGGAAAAATGGGCTAACCTTCCTTGGGAAGAAAGAGCAAGTATTTTCCTAAAAGCTGCCGATTTGATGGCAGGCCCATACAGAGATAAGATTAATGCAGCAACAATGTTATGCCAATCTAAAACAGTTTTTCAGGCTGAGATAGACTCTGCATGTGAATTAATCGACTTCTTTCGATTCAATGTGCAATACATGTCTGAAATCTATGCAGAGCAACCTGAATCTTCTCCAGGAATATGGAACCGCATGGAATGGAGACCTTTAGAAGGGTTTGTAGTAGCAATTACTCCGTTTAACTTTACTGCTATTTCTGGTAACCTTCCTTCTACTCCAGCCATGCTCGGAAATGTTGTGATATGGAAACCGGCTGAGACTCAAGTATATTCTGCAAACGTAATCATGGAAATTCTAAAAGAGGCTGGACTTCCAGATGGTGTTATCAATATGATAAACGTACGTGGGAGTATCTTAGGTGATTTAGTATTCTCTCACAAAGAATTTGCAGGACTCCACTTTACAGGATCTACTGAAGTATTCCGTAATTTATGGAAAACAATTGGAGGAAACTTAGATAAATACAGATCTTACCCACGAATAGTGGGTGAAACGGGAGGAAAAGACTTTATTATGGTGCATGCTTCTGCTAATCCATTAGAAGTAGCAACTGCTATTGCAAGAGGTGCGTTTGAATTCCAAGGGCAAAAATGTTCAGCTGCATCTAGAGCCTATATTCCTTCTAACCTATGGAAAGATGTTAAAAAAATGCTTTTAGATCAGGTGAATTCCTTTAAAATAGGAACCCCTGATGATGTTTCCAACTTTATTACAGCTGTTATCAACGAAACAGCATTTGACAAAATCACAACATACATTGATTATGCTAAAAAGCATAAAGATGCTGAAATTATTACAGGTGGAAAATACGATAAATCGGACGGTTATTTCATTGAACCAACTATTATTGTTACAAAAGATCCTCAATTTAAAACAATGGTAGAGGAGATTTTTGGCCCCGTAATGACTATCTATATATATGACGAAAAGAAATATGAAGAAACGCTTGATTTAGTAGATCAAACCTCTGAATATGCATTGACTGGTTCTATCTTAGCTAAAGATAGATATGCCATCAATTTGGCTGTCAGAAAATTAGAGAATGCTGCAGGTAACTTCTACATCAACGATAAACCGACAGGAGCTGTGGTTAGTCAACAGCCATTTGGTGGAGCCAGAGGTTCAGGTACTAACGATAAAGCGGGTGCAAAACTTAATTTATTGCGTTGGGTTTCTGCTCGTTCTATTAAAGAAACATTTAATCCCCCTAAAGATTACAGATATCCATATATGGGGTAA
- the kbl gene encoding glycine C-acetyltransferase, whose amino-acid sequence MYGKMKDFLTQELNQIKADGIYKEERVITTPQGAEVTVSTGDDVVIMCANNYLGLSSHPEVVKAAKEALDTHGFGMSSVRFICGTQDIHKELEKKIANFYGKEDTILYAAAFDANGGVFEPLFGEQDAIISDELNHASIIDGIRLSKAVRYRYKHSDMADLEEQLKKAKDQRFRIIVTDGVFSMDGDFAKMDQICDLAEKYDALVMSDECHSAGFIGKTGRGVPEHYNVMDRVDIITGTLGKALGGAMGGYITSKKEIIAMLRQRSRPYLFSNSLAPSIVGAAIKVFDLLSSSTELRDKLEENTNYFKKAIIDAGFDIVKGESAIVPIMLYDAALSQKFANRLLEEGIYATGFFYPVVAKGKARIRTQLSAAHTKAHLDKAIAAFIKVGKELDVIK is encoded by the coding sequence ATGTACGGAAAAATGAAAGATTTTTTAACTCAAGAGTTAAACCAGATAAAAGCAGATGGAATCTACAAAGAAGAACGTGTCATTACAACACCACAAGGAGCTGAAGTAACCGTTAGTACAGGAGATGATGTTGTAATTATGTGTGCTAACAATTATTTGGGATTATCCTCTCATCCTGAAGTAGTTAAAGCTGCTAAAGAAGCTTTAGACACACATGGTTTTGGAATGTCTTCCGTTCGTTTTATATGTGGAACTCAAGATATTCACAAGGAATTAGAAAAGAAGATTGCTAATTTCTACGGGAAAGAAGACACCATTCTCTATGCCGCAGCATTTGATGCAAACGGAGGTGTTTTTGAACCTCTATTTGGAGAGCAAGATGCAATTATTTCTGACGAATTAAACCATGCCTCTATCATTGACGGTATTCGTTTGAGCAAAGCCGTTCGTTATCGCTATAAGCACAGTGACATGGCTGATTTAGAAGAGCAATTGAAAAAAGCAAAAGATCAGCGTTTTAGAATCATTGTTACCGATGGAGTTTTTTCTATGGATGGTGATTTTGCAAAGATGGATCAAATTTGTGATTTAGCTGAAAAATATGATGCACTCGTTATGAGTGATGAATGTCACTCTGCTGGATTTATTGGTAAAACAGGTCGTGGAGTTCCAGAACATTATAACGTTATGGACAGAGTAGATATCATTACTGGGACACTAGGGAAAGCTTTAGGTGGAGCTATGGGAGGTTATATTACTTCCAAAAAAGAAATTATTGCAATGTTACGTCAGCGTTCTCGTCCTTATTTATTTTCAAATTCTCTTGCACCATCTATCGTAGGTGCAGCCATTAAAGTATTCGATTTGTTAAGTAGTAGCACCGAATTAAGAGATAAATTAGAAGAGAATACTAACTATTTCAAGAAAGCAATTATTGATGCTGGATTTGATATTGTAAAAGGAGAATCTGCTATTGTTCCTATTATGTTATATGATGCAGCACTTTCTCAGAAATTTGCCAACAGACTATTAGAGGAAGGTATATATGCTACTGGTTTCTTCTATCCTGTTGTTGCTAAAGGAAAAGCTAGAATCAGAACGCAATTATCAGCAGCTCATACAAAAGCTCATTTAGATAAAGCAATTGCTGCATTTATCAAAGTGGGAAAAGAATTAGATGTTATCAAATAG
- the msrA gene encoding peptide-methionine (S)-S-oxide reductase MsrA: MALKEATFGMGCFWCTEAIFSNLEGVIAIHPGYAGGHIKNPSYKEVCSGRTGHIEVSRITYDDTIVSFEKLLEVFWYMHDPTSIDKQGNDIGEQYKSIVFYHDEEQKELTEKYKERINHLGVYDKPIVTEIRPLTTYYPAEENHKAYFDNNPDQPYCAMVIRPKVEKFQKIFGKK, from the coding sequence ATGGCATTAAAAGAAGCAACATTTGGGATGGGATGTTTTTGGTGTACGGAAGCAATTTTTAGTAACTTAGAAGGAGTTATTGCTATTCATCCGGGATATGCGGGTGGGCATATAAAAAATCCATCTTACAAGGAAGTTTGCTCAGGTAGAACAGGACACATTGAGGTTAGTCGAATTACTTATGACGATACAATTGTTAGTTTTGAAAAACTATTAGAGGTATTTTGGTATATGCATGATCCAACATCCATAGACAAACAAGGGAATGATATAGGAGAGCAATATAAATCTATTGTTTTTTACCATGACGAAGAGCAAAAGGAGTTAACTGAAAAATACAAAGAACGTATAAATCATTTAGGGGTTTATGACAAACCTATTGTGACTGAAATAAGACCTTTGACTACTTACTATCCTGCCGAAGAAAATCATAAAGCTTATTTTGATAACAACCCCGATCAACCCTATTGTGCAATGGTTATACGACCAAAGGTTGAAAAATTTCAGAAGATATTTGGAAAAAAGTAG